CTTGCAGATGGACTTTAGGGTTCTCCATCTCCTTTCTTGAGAGCTACCAAAAGCTGGGATTTCAGAGTATTGGCTTACATGACCACCATGTTAGTAAGAGAGTGACAGGAGAAATTTATTCAAGGTGGGGATAATATTCGATTCTAGAATGTTAAACATGGAAGCCCACTTGGAGTTCTAGTAAGAATCTAgataaatatcttcattttactcATGGGGAAACTGAAGGCCAGGGATGGGAATTGCCCAGGTTCACAAAGGAATTTAACAATGGAGCTGGCTTCTGATTCCCAGGGCAGTGTTCTTTCTACTCTACCTGCTGATGAGTGGAGTAAGAGGTCAGAAGACCTGGGGAAAGATAAGCAACTAAGATATCCTAAAAATAGTTCAGCAATTTAAAACCCTCCCTTCTCAGAGAGTCCAGACAGGAGGCCTTCAATCCAGAGCCAAGGAGTAGCCTGTTTTTTACAGAAGCATGTAAGGCAAGTGTGCTTTTCTCTTCGGCCCCACTTACTTCCAGCTCCTACCATCCCAGCTTATGAATCAATATCCTTTTCCATTATCCGTGTATTTCCTGGTATCTCACATCTTTCAAAATAATAGGAAACTTGattcttatgtgtgtgtgtggaggggggagTGTAAATagtaagtgtgtatatatatgtatatatatgtatgtatatatatatatatatatatatggtacaagagatgttttgatacagacatgcaatgtgtTATAATCACATTATGgaaaatgaggtatccatcccctcaaggaTTTCTCCTTTGTgctgcaaacaatccaattatatgcttttagttattttaaaatgtacaattaagttattattgactatagtcaccctgttgtgctatcaaatactaggtcttatttattctttctaactatcttttttttttctcattaatcatCCCAACCTCCCTTCCACCCTCCTAGtatctttcccagcctctggtaaccatccttctactctctatctccatgagttcaattgttttgatttttagatcccacaaataagtgagaacatgcaatgcttgtctttctctgcctggcttatgagacttgattttttatttccaaGTTACAAGAACCAAGTTTCAGTCTTGTCATTGACACTTTAGACAAGTCTTATTTGTTTTCTAGATCTTGGTTAGAACATAACTATTCTTTGACTTCTTTGAAAGATTACACAGATGCCAGGAATTATTGTTACCAGTattatcacttaaaaaaaatcttccagaTGGATTGCCACAAAGACGAGAAAGGCACCATCTATGACTATGAGGCCATCGCACTTAATAAGAATGAATATGTTTCCTTCAAGCAGTATGTGGGCAAGCACATCCTCTTCGTCAACGTGGCCACCTACTGTGGTCTGACAGCGCAATATCCTGGTAAGAGAATTCATAGTTACTTCTCTTTGGGACTAAATTTTCCAGCTGATCATATTCTAAATTATACttggaattatattttaattataattatgtacCAAAATAAATACTCATAATCAAGTGACTTCATCCCCCATATCAGAAGTCAGCAAGCTTGGGCGGACAGGCCAAATTTGGTCAGCCTGGCTTTGTtaacaaagttttattggaatgcagCCGTCCCCGTTCATTTACACATcacctatggctgctttcatgctgtAAAATAGAGGTTAGTAGTTGTAGGAGTAGTGATGAAGGAAACCATGTGGCCCACAAAGTCTGAAATATTtcctatctggccctttacagaaaaaatgtgCTAACCCCTTCCCCATGCCCTGCCTCTGCTTTTTCCTGAGATTTCCAGGGGAATCAATATATACTTGAGAACTAGGAGCCTCTCAGAAGATTCCAGAAGTCTTCTTGATAAATACAGGACAGAAGACCCATGTTTTTGAGACTTTTGCAAGGTTTTACAGGTAACTTACAATGACAAGAAAAAGGAGTTTTATACCTGGAACTGCATTTGATTAGAGTGAGGGCTGGCGGATGAGGCTGTAATAGAAGCAAATACTCCCTCTCCAATCTCAACCCCTTTTTAGGATGTAgtttttcctccctttttgtACATTATTCAGGGAagaattttctcatattttaggGCATGTGGTTTAAAAATCAGTGAATAACAATCAGGATGGATTATACCAGAGACAAATGTACTTcttatatttgaagtaataagaccttcattttttgtttttaattatgttttgaaTAAGCATTATATTCACAAGTCTCaaagttcaaaagaaaaaaactttagaaCCAAAGGTTTCCaccttcttcccctcccttcaGTAGACCAATATTATCTTGTTTATAGAATACATAGATATTCTTTTTTCTGCTCCCCCCTCCCCAGCTGATAACACACAATAAATACTATTTGCTgccttgattttttaattaataaaatacatttgagtTCAGAtcatttcctcattctttcttaagactgaataatatttattgGACCACAATTTATTTTCCCAGTTTATAGGGACTTTAAGAATCGATTTATTCAGTTTCCACCCTGCGAATAACAGATAACAGAAGGACATAGGGAGGGGTACTGAGGAACCCTGTGAAAACAGGAAGGcaatctctgttttttaaaagggCCTAGAGGAGGTACCAGTTGGCTGAGCTGAATCTGAGTGGGACTGGTTAGTGTTTGTCAAGGGACTAAAGGCATCTGGCTCAGAAAGGGTTAACAAAGAAGATGATTATAAAAGTCTGAGCAGACAAGTTGGAAAACTTCCTGGTAGTGGACGAAGGCAGCTGAAGCTTGTTTTTCAGCATATCACTGAGGATTTTTAGGAAGAATGCATCTTCAGCATCTTAAGGACTGTTGAAAAATGTTAGGATTGTTGATTTCAAATTTCTCTGTTTGTCTTTGCCTTTGTCAGTTTTACTTCCACTCCACTCAGGGTGAGCCAGGCTGCACAGAGGAGAGAAGCTCAGTCCTCATTGTCTGTGTCtgttcctttaaaaaagaaagattcaggccgggcgcggtggctcacgcctgtaatcccagcactttgggaggccgaggcgggcggatcacgaggtcaggagatcgagaccatcctggctaacacggcgaaaccccgtctctactaaagatacagaaatattagctgggcatggtagcaagtgcctgtagtcccagctactcgggagtctaaggcaggagaatcacttggatctgggagacggaggttgcagtgagccgagatcgcgccactgcactccagcctgggcgacagagtgagaatgtgtctcaaaaaaaaaaaaaaaaaaaaaagaaaagaaaagaaaagtcaccTGTTGAACTCTTGAATAATAAAGATGACTAAGCCCCAtttcagaggaacagaaaactctCTGAAATGGGACCTGGGCATCCCTATTTTTAGGAAAGGGCCTTCAGCTGATTCTGATGTGCTGCAGGTATGGAAAACACTGCACCATGACAAAGGGCTTTTGAGTGCACGTCTGAAGATCCGGCCTCTAACTTCAGCTATGCTACTAACAGCCCTTCTGATGCAGAGCTGtttccctccctgggcctctgtttcctcctctgtaaaatgggtaacCCCAGGGAATCATCCTTGCACAAGGCAGAACCTCTACCCAGACCAAAATTGTTCCTCCTCTAACTGCAGAACTAAATGCACCTTAGGAGGAGCTGAAGCCCTATGGTCTAGTTGTGTTGGGCTTTCCCTGCAACCAATTTGGAAAGCAAGAACCAGGAGATAACAAAGAGATTCTTCCTGCGCTCAAGTAAGTGTCTTCTTGAAATCCAATAGGAGGCGCCTGTGTACCTTTCCTCAGTCTCCAGAGGCCCTTCCAGCTCAGGAACTTTCTGGGGAGGTATGGATTAATAGGCTCAGGAGCATTACAAGCAGAGTTTAACTTTGGCCTACCGTGATGAGCGTCTGGCAGTTTCCAGACTCTCTCTCCATCCCTGGCTGAGACTTGGATGGCCTATGGAGGAcagaagggatggaggaaaagagACAAGTCATGGGATAGAGAGAAATAAAGTGAGTCAGAGAGCCCAAAGTCAAAACATGGCCATATTCCTCCCCACCCACAACGatacttccctctttctctcctttctcatgaCTTCAAATCCTAGTGTCCCATTATAATCTTTACTTGCATATCCTGGAGCTTCCTGGGAACATTATGGCTTGTTGCAGGTATGTCCGTCCAGGGGGAGGATTTGTACCTAGTTTCCAGCTTTTTGAGAAAGGGGATGTGAAtggtgaaaaagaacagaaagtctTCAGTTTCTTGAAGGTGAGTAAATTCCTGGCATAAGCCTCCTCCTCTTTTCTAATATTCCTAACATAGAGTTGATGTGGCAGAAATGGATCCAAGGGCTCATGCCCAGAGGTGGGATTGGTCTTTGTGGAGAAAAATCTCCAGATCAGCATTCCACATTGCACATGCTGATCTGGAGATTAATCTGTGAGTATCTATGGGGCTCTAACTTTGTGTGGTGAAGAGAGTTGTGTGGAATGGCAACTTTTACTAGGACCACCCTCTTTTGCTCATtgacattcattcattaattcattccagGTACACTTGATGAATGCCCGCTATttataaagcaaactaaataataaggatataaagatgaataaggcATAGTCTGTACCCTTGATGAGTTTATAATGGAGAGAGAGTTAGAAACCATTAGCTATATAGCTggggtggtggttcatgcctataatcccagcactttggaagactgaggcaggacaggagaattgcttgaggccaggagttcaagactagcttgagcaacatcgtgagaccctgcctctacaaaacaaatcaaaaaattagctgggtgtggtggcacgtacctgtagtctcaactactcgggaggctgaggccagaggattgcttgagctccggagctggaggctgaagtgagctatgattgtgccactgcattccacactAGGCAAccaagcaagacactgtctcaaaaaaacaaaaacaaaaaaagtaacaaaCCAACAGGTATGATACAGTGTAGTAGGTACCTTTTATGAAACACTGATTTTTAGACATAGAGAATGCCAGAGCTGAAACAACCCTAAAGATTACCAAAGTGAATTGTTCCTAAATGCTGGACTGTGAACCAAGACCAGTCCATGTTAAGACTTTATATATCCTCAATAAATTGAAGACAATAGAACAGTGTATCATGCCTCTGCACCccaccctgggcgacacagcgagactctgtctcaaaaacaaaaacaaaaaagaacagtgTGGGAAGTTTTTTATAAACTCAACTCGTCTAACTTATAGGACTTCCCTTTATTCACAAATTATGACCCACACGCAGTTTATTCTTCCAATGGTCTTTTTAAATTAAGTGACAAAATGatggtgttttaaaaatttttgttatttgacAAAATATTAGTAATTCAGTGTTGGTCCCAAAAGACAATTATTGAAATATTAGTGGCCCATGGAACCCTAAGACCTGGAAAACCACATTCCAATCCAAGCTATTtactttgaagaaaaggaaaccaaaagcaTAAAAGGTAACATGTCTTATCCATGGCAGCAAAATTTTGTGATGGGGCTATGGGGAGAAACTGAAAGAGAGCAGATTTTgctataatatctataatattcTTGGTAGTTGGCATAGTGGTGATTCAAGAATCTATGGAGTTTTTTAGGAATATCAGGAAGTTAAAATATCTAGGTATAGGAGGGGGTGGATTACCTGTGGGTAAAAATAGCCTGGATCATCCAGGAGCAGAAATAACATTGTTTCtcttttccatctctctgctttaGCACTCCTGTCCTCATCCCTCTGAGATTTTGGGCACATTCAAATCTATATCCTGGGACCCTGTAAAGGTCCATGACATCCGTTGGAACTTCGAAAAGTTCCTGGTGGGGCCTGATGGAATCCCTGTCATGCGCTGGTCCCACCGGGCTACGGTCAGCTCAGTCAAGACAGACATCCTGGCGTACTTGAAGCAATTCAAAACCAAATAGGAAGGTGGAGTTAAGGGCAGGAGCAACCCTACTTCTCACCTAATGACTTGctctccccaccccccccaaaaaaaggaatATCCATCTTCTCACCACACTCTCTTCCTGCATGGGCTCCACCTGAGTAAATCACCGCCACATACTGCCAGAATTCCCACTCTCCACAAACTAGATTTATATTTGGAAGGCTACTGCTCTTTTGCCTCTCAAGAGTATGTGGgtgaagactgaaaaaaatggaaacctAAAATCCCCAGACCTCTGTTACAGGTTGAATCATTCATATCCACCAGAGGGAAATCATCCTTCCACGACAATGATTCAGTCGGCCATCACATCCTGAAGAACATTCCTAGACATTCTGACTCTTCCATCTCTCTCTACCCTGGAGGTGTAGAAATAGCAATGGGGTCATAGTCACACAATTTAGGTTCCACTTCATAACATTTTTTGTCTCCTAGGACAAACGTGTATCATCAGTTTCCAACTGTTTTGGCTCAGTTTTCATCCATGACACCTCCCCCTACCAGCCATTCTCCTGTGGGAGCAAGAACATTGCTTCAAAAGAAGAGAGGGCATCTCCATGCTTGTGGGACCCAAAACCTGTCTCTGGCCCTACAAAAGTTTTCCTAATTGTCTGATCTTTAGTGCATTCAGGTTATGGCACCTGGAGAGGAATGCCCTTTATCTTTTGAAGGATGGGATTTCCCATCTCAACCCTGGATTCCTCACCTTCAGAACGAGCCCTGCCACTGTCTCcaataaaatgttttctgcagCATCGACAATCTCTATGGTGGTTTTAAAATCCTGTCTGGTGCTTGAACTCATTttatctccctcctccttcttacTGTGTCACAAATGATGTATTACCCACATGACCTGAGCCCCCCAGACAGAAAGATTTATGTTTGGAAGGTTGTCACCTGATGCCTCTCAGTTGTCATTCCTCTTCAGGAATTGCCTCAGCCTAAGTTTTTCCCCTTTCCAGGGCAGCCTGTATCCAGTTACTCATCCCTGAGAGGCATAGAGGCCAAACCCTGACTGCTCAACTTAGCACAACTTTGAAGGGCCATACTAGCTCTAGACATGCACAAGGGGTAGGCCGGTGGCATTTTGTGCTTGCACTGCACCCCAATTTTTCCCTCTGACAAATTCTGCTCCTCTTCTTTGCCACCCCCCCTAACCCTCCACACTGATTCTCAGTTAATGCCCTAGTAAACTTTCTGAATGCAAATATCCATCTTAGAGTCTACTGTCTAGGGAATCCAACCAGTAATTATTGGTACCAAATATGATTTGAGAAAGAAGATACTAAGAGGAGATTTTTGAAGCTGAATTATTCACCGTCTGGTTGATGATGAGAAGATGGGTGGAGCACAAACAACTACTGGCACAAGTAGCAGTGCGGTTGTCAAAACTTTTGCCAAACCTGAACTGGCATGGTAAACTGGTGGAAGAATATGCACTAGCAGACATGAAGTTTTAGGTGCTTGAGAAACATGAGGGGGAATGGTAATTATAACGTAATAGAATTGGATGGTCGTTGCCAGAGGAAATTGATGTTTTGGAGAGAGATAATTAAAGACTGAGGatgatatattattaaattaaggCTAACTGTGAAAGTGTTTCTCCATGGGATGTATAAAGGACCTCTCCTATCTGCAACTTAACAGCAGCAAAACCGAAAGTTCAGGCTCAAGACTTAATCATAGGAATAGTATGTACAACTCTAAAAGAAGTTAGCTTCCAGCTATCACGGTggttcacttctgtaatcccagcacttttggaggcagaggcgggaggatctcttgggtccaggagttcaaaatcagcctgggtaacatagggaaagcccatctctgcaaaataagaaacagaacCAGGCATAGCGGCACACACACCCAtgatcccagctgctagggaggctgaggtaagaggaccACTTCGGCCCAGAAGTCAaggctgctgcagtgagctgagatctcaacATGGAGACATCTGGTTTGATGTATTAGAATATCCAAATCTCCAAATTTTCCAGGACCCCCAAAACTTTTAGAAGTGGCCCATCCCTTCTTATTGAGGGTTAGCATATCCTTCTTGCTTGAAAACAATGCAGATGACTCTGTCTGGCCAAATATTATGTGCCTCTGCTCCCACTCAGAATCTGCCTCATGTCAAACTAGGTTCTCAGAGTTCCTGAAGAAGGGGAGTGCAACCTAAAGTTAGATAAGGAGACTTCACTGATACGGGAGTGCTCTCCCTGAATACAGAATTTTTACACTCTGTCAAGAAACCAACACACTGTTCGGATGGCTCCTATtcggaaaaaaagaaaaatgtctctcTCTCAATGTAGTAGAAACACCAGAACTGTTTCAGCAGGTGGTAGAAATAGGGGATCAAAAGTTCAGAAAAGTGGGTAGGTTCAAGTGGTTTACCATGCAGTGCTGGGAACCCCACTAGATAACTGTACCTCACAGGAAGGCCAAAGGACATTcagtttgaaaaaacaaaaaaggaatgtgCTGGTGAGAGGGGCCATTTTGTTATGTTGTTCAATTactttaacaaaaattttaaaaatatttaatctttctCTGTTAAACCTTCAAAGAAAAAGCCTGACATGAAATATAACAAATGTAAACAATGGATTTCTCAAGATATGAGACtttggcaaatttttaaataattatattactgTTTTTCTGCATTTACTTAGCCTGCGTTGCATCTATACGTCGAAAACAGTGAtttttgtaaaggaaatattCGCTCTCTGAGTGTTTCCGAGTAGCAAAGTATTTTAACATTATTAGATTTAAAATCAGCGAGTGTCTGGATGGGAGTGGGAGGTTGGCATTTCATGTAAAGCAGCAAATAGTGTAGCGGAACACAGAGtggagagacaggaagtagaatggcGAAAATGAAAAGCCCGCGGGATTCCGAAACAATGGAAAATGCGCTCTCTGGTTTTGTGCAGGCGGAATACGCGCTTCTTGGTGGAAACTTCATTCGGAATGTAGTGATTGACACGTCTATTTTACATGCAGCCATCTTAGCTTCCTGCTTTTGGTGAACCGATGCGACTTTCattcaaatgtttttaaattattgtctGACTTTAGAGAAGCCGTAAGAAAATCTGAGCAGAAATTCAAGGTACCGGTGACGTCAACCCTGAGTCCCTAGGGCATCTCTGAGTTGGAAGGAAAAGGGCTCCGGATCAGCTAATTCCAGGGTTCTCTTGATTGTTGCTTTTAATCCCATTCGTGGAAGTCCCGTATTAGAAGGTGCCTAAAGTTCATATTACTTAATGCCttaaaaaacaatgtttaaagAGTTCATCGTCAATCTGTAAGAGCATCTTCTCTTATACCTTTCCAAATCCTTATCATTTCTGTGGCTCCAGTGGCGCAATCGGTTAGCGCGCGGTACTTATAAGACAGTGCACCTGTGAGCAATGCCGAGGTTGTGAGTTCAAGCCTCACCTGGAGCAGTTTTACTATTCTCCGACCTGTAGAAATTCGAAAACAGGGAGAGCTTATTGCGCCTGAGATTTCTTTCAGCGATGTATGTACTCAGATTTAGACTGTACTCAGAACCCTCGCGTGATTTGACTTAAAATTCCCTGGTTAAGATCATGGGTGATAAACGTAGTCACACGGTCCTTTTTGATGCTTGCCTTTGTCCAATACCTCGGCAACAAGTGTATGACAGTCGCTAAAACAGCTCTTCACAGTATTCATTTCAATAAGAAACtgaccgggcgtggtgactcacacctataatcacagcactttgagaggctgaggagagctggtctcttgagcccaggaggtcaagaccaggcatgggcaacatgatgaaaccctgtctctacaaaaaatacaatttagccagacgtggtagcgcgtgcctgtggttcctgggtgacagagtgagaccctgtctcaaacaaagaaaCCTGACCTTCACAGTCTCAGGCCCAGATAGATCAggcatatataaaaattcatgACTAGTACTTCTGTGTGacttttcaactctgtgaaacaAGGATGATCTTAGGTTTTTAAAATCACTATATTAGTGGGAATTTTCTTGTGTCTGAATCTGCTTTCcctacctcagtttcttcattcctCTGGGATTCTTAATGAGCCTATGATGTCTGTAGTTATGACAGAGACACAGGTAttgagtctcaaaaaataaaccaaCCCATTACAGCCTCCGAGCTGAGCAGGAAGCCTACATGTGGGCCACTAATCTCACCCTCTGGATCTTAAACATCTGTGACATCCTGGAGACACAATACAGCTCTCCCTCTTCACAGATTTATGACTGCCCATGTGCAAATGCTCAGCACTACCCGTTCTTTTCTAGCTGCTGCTGCATTTTGAAATGTTTACATTCTCCCTGGTCCCATCCTGAGCTGCCCACCAGGTAAAAGTGGGTTCAAAACAAGACCTACAGACCAACTTGAATTAacacttgttttaaaaaaaaagtgatagtGGATAATTTACTTAAACAAGATGTACAATGAACATATCAATAGGAAGGCTATTCACCATGTTGTTTGATAATAAATTAACAATTGATTAACAGCTGCAAGTTCCTCCCATCCCTGTATGCATATCCCTCTGTaatgtgtgtgcgtatgtgtgtttgttttgttttgttttttcaagacaggattttgctctgtcccccatgctggagtgcagtggtgcaatcttggttcattgcaacctccacctcctgggttcaagcgattcttgtgcctcagctgctcaagtagctgggattacaagcatgcgccaccatgcatggctaatgtttgtatttttatagtagtagagtcagggtttcgccatattgcccaggctgttctcgaactcctgagctcaagtggtctgcctgcctcagcctcccaaagtgctgcgattacaggcgtgagccaccacaccaggtctGTAATGTGATTTTGCAGCAGCTTTCATCAAGAGGCCAAGTCTGTTTCCCTCCCTGTTGTATGTGAGTTGACTTTGTGATTTGCTTTGACCAACAGAATTCTGTGAAATGAtgtagaaatggtggtgtaggagTTCTAAAATTAGGCCTCAAGAAACCTTGTCACTCACCTCTTAGAACCTTCATACCAAGTTGGTACAAGATGCTGGAAACCTCATCAAGCATCTTAGGTGGAAGACCACATGGAGAAAGAGTCTCAGCTATCTCAGCCATCCCAGGCAGTCCAGCTGACACCCCACACATGTTAGTGGGACCATCTTGGACCATCCAATCTCAGTCAAGCTGCCAGATGACTACAGTCACATGAGCGACCCAagacaaaatcaacaaaagaatTGCCCAGGTAAACACAGCTCCAATCATTGACCTGAAGAATTGTAAACAGAAGAAacaattgttgttttaagccactaaatttgcgtaaggtttgttacacagatataAATGATGGATATAAGCACTAAGCACAGTTCTGAGCACAAAGTAAGAGCCTAGGGTAAGTTAGGAGTTTATGACTTTTGGGGATCTTCTCATTGCCCCAAGAAGTGGGTCTTCTCTCCTCTTGCCACAACACGGAAACTCCAGAATCGTTTGGAATCCTGGGTTGTTCAAATTGATCCTTGGAGTAAGCTTCTGACTCCTTGTGTCCTTGCACCAAGCTCAGAGTTCCTGCTCTGAAAGACCCAGAGCTTCCAGATCTCTAGAGTGAGTTGAGGTATGAATGGATAGAGG
This DNA window, taken from Pan paniscus chromosome 5, NHGRI_mPanPan1-v2.0_pri, whole genome shotgun sequence, encodes the following:
- the GPX5 gene encoding LOW QUALITY PROTEIN: epididymal secretory glutathione peroxidase (The sequence of the model RefSeq protein was modified relative to this genomic sequence to represent the inferred CDS: substituted 1 base at 1 genomic stop codon), which encodes MTTQLRVVHLLPLLLACFVQTSPKQEKMKMDCHKDEKGTIYDYEAIALNKNEYVSFKQYVGKHILFVNVATYCGLTAQYPELNAPXEELKPYGLVVLGFPCNQFGKQEPGDNKEILPALKYVRPGGGFVPSFQLFEKGDVNGEKEQKVFSFLKHSCPHPSEILGTFKSISWDPVKVHDIRWNFEKFLVGPDGIPVMRWSHRATVSSVKTDILAYLKQFKTK